The genomic window GTGACCGGCGGCGTCGGTGACCCGCACGGCGGTGATCCCGTCGGCATCCGCCGTGAAAGCCGTGAACGCGTGGTCGATCTCGGTCGCGCCGATCTGCCGCGGCGTGCGGAAGTCGAACGCGGCATCCACCGGCCCGAGGGTCGTCGGGATCAGACGGTCAGCCGTGACCGAGAGCACCTCGGATGCCGGCAGCTCGAGCGTCCACTCGTCGACCGTGCCTTCCCCCGCCACGAGATAGGGGTGGGGTCCGGTGCCGAAGGGCGCGGCATCGGCCGAGAGGTTCTGCGCGCGCACCGTCTGGGTGAGCCCCTCGTCGCCGAGCGCGAAGGTGGTGGTCACCCGCACCCGCCAGGGGTAGCCGGTCTGCGGCTCGATGGTCGCCTCGAGCGTGACGTGGTCGGAGCCCTTGTCGACGGCTTCGAAGTCGAGCCACGCGGCCAGCCCGTGCAGGGCGTGTCCGCGGTCGGGTTCGGTCAACGGCAGCTGGCGCTCCTCGCCCCCGAACGCGTAGCGGCCGTCGACGACACGGTTCGGCCAGGGCGCGAGGGTCGTGCCGCGGTACGCCGGGCGCACCTCGTCG from Microbacterium sp. zg-Y625 includes these protein-coding regions:
- a CDS encoding aldose 1-epimerase family protein, with product MAHIPASGIQHTLRHGRCEAVVASVGASLRSFTHSGRNLVVPFDADEVRPAYRGTTLAPWPNRVVDGRYAFGGEERQLPLTEPDRGHALHGLAAWLDFEAVDKGSDHVTLEATIEPQTGYPWRVRVTTTFALGDEGLTQTVRAQNLSADAAPFGTGPHPYLVAGEGTVDEWTLELPASEVLSVTADRLIPTTLGPVDAAFDFRTPRQIGATEIDHAFTAFTADADGITAVRVTDAAGHGVGIAWDAACPWVQVHTADLPGGPAQPGHRGGLAVEPMTCAPDAFNAPRYDFDPGLLVIEPGAVAEAGWRIFAI